GCTGGCGGTGCCGAGGTCACGGTCATCTTCGGACTGGCCGGTGACTTTCACTTCGAGGCCGAAGTTCTTGGTTTCAGTCATCGCGGCCAGTGTCGGGCAAGACCAGATCAGCGCGAACGAAAGGCCAATGCCGGCCTTCACGAATGGATTCAACTTCATAATTTTTCCTCGCCGTCTTCTTCTTGCAGGGCGTGCAGTTGCAGCGTGTTCGGGTTCAGAGCGCCACGGCTGGCTTGCTCTTGTTGCAGCAGACGTTGCGCTTCGGCCAGTCGCTCGGGCGGCAATTGCGCGGCGAGGGTGGTCGCCAGCTCATCGGCTTGCGGAGTGTTTTGCGCCTTGGCCAATTGGCTGAACACGTAGGCGTTGAGCGGGTCGGGTTTAGTGCCCTTGCCTTGGGAGAACAGTTGCGCGATGGCGAAGTCGGCGCTGTTCTGGCCGTTGCGCGCGGCGGTCAGCAAGTGGTCGAGAGCCTTTTGCGGATAGACCTTGCCGAGGTAGCCACGGCGATAGATCTGGCCGAGGTAGTAGTCGGCGGCGACTTCGCGGCCAACGGCTTTCTGGAAATGTTCTTCGGCGACTTTGGCGTCGGCCGGGACCATTTTGCCTTCGTAGTAGAGCTTGCCCAGCAACAGTTCGGCGCGCGGCTGGTCGGCGGCGCGGCCGTTGTCGAGGTATTTCATCATCTGGTCGACGTCGCCCAGTTCCGGGTAGTCGTAGAGCAGTTGCGCGAGGGTCACCCACGACGCCGGGTAGCCCGGAGCGATCGGCTCGAGCAGCGACTGCGCGGTTTTCTCGTCGGGCTTGCCGAGGGTCGAATCGGCCAGTACACGGGCCACGGAATCGACGCGCTGCGCGGTGACGGTGCCACGGCTGTAACCGGCCTGCATTTGCTTGATCAGCTCGGCTTGTTGCTCAGGCTGGGCGCGTTTCTGGTAAACGGTGGCCAGTTCGACGTAGCAGATGTCGGTGGTGTTGAGCGCGGCTTTGCAGATCTTTTCCACGTCATCCAGGTGCTGATCGTAGGTGCCTTGGGTGCGATACAGCAGCACCTGCGCCAGACCGGCTTCCGGGTAGCCGGATTTGCGCCATTGATCGATCTGCCGCTGCGCGTTGATATTCGGGAAACTGTGCGGGTATTGCAGGTAGAGCATCGCCAGCGGGATCAACGTGTTGCCTTCGCCATTGGCGGCGGCTTTTTTCAGCAGGGTTTCGGCTTCGTGGTGCTCGGCTTCGGTGGAGCCCGGCTTGGCCACCAGCAAACGGCCGAGACGCGCCTGTGCACGCGGCGAAACACTGGCAGCGGCGCGGTAAGTCGCCTCGGCCTGTTTCATTTGCGCCGGGTCGCGGCTGTCGACCTGGATATCGGCAAGACCGACTTGCGCTTCGCTGTAACCCAGATCGGCCAGTTGCTGATAATTCTGCGCGGCGGTGGCGGTATCGCCCCGCTTCAGCGCTTCGTTGGCCAGACGCTGATCGGGCAGGCCGGCGCAACCGGCCAGACTGACCGCCAATGCCAAGGCACACACTGTTCCCATGTAGGAGTGAGCCTGCTCGCGATTCAGGCGGCGCGGTACATCAGACACACCGCGCTGATCCAATCGCCGGCAGGCCAGCTCCCACAGGGATCGCGGTGTTTTCAGGATGGGTGGAGTAGTCACAGGCATGTCCTCGACTTAAAGACCGGCAGCCATGGCTTTGTCGATCAGCCAGTTCAGGTTCGGGCCACGATCGCTGTTCACTTCCACCGGGCGGCCGGCGAGGCTGCTGTCGAGCGGCTCGTCAGGCTGGATCTGTACGCGGATATCGGAGGACAGGTCGGCGCTTTTCAGGCTGGTGCTGCTGACGATCTTGCCGGTGCGGGTCTTGTCTTCGCCGGCGATCTGGAAGCTCACCGGAGTACCCGGACGCACGTCACCGAACTGGCGATAGGAGAAGCGCGCATCGACGGTGGCTTGGGTGTTGCGCGGCACCAGTTGGAAGATCACATCGCCCTTGCTCGCGTATTGACCGTCAGCCACCAGTTGCTGGGCCACGGTGCAATCGCATGGCGAGGTCAGGGTGCCGGTCATTTGCTTGCCGAACAGTTCTTCAACCTTGGCCGGGGACAATTGATCTTCTTCCAGATGGCCCTTGAGCACGTCGAGCATGCTGGTGCTGAAGGTCGCCAGTGGCGCGCCTTTGGCCGCAACGCCGTCGGACTTGACCAGGCTCTGCACGGTGCCGTCGCGCGGCATGGTGATGTTCATCCCCGGCACGCTGACCAGACCGGCCTGCGCGTGGCTGACGAAGTACATGCCATACACCGATTTGAAAATGAACCCCGCCGCGACCAGGCCGACCGCAAAGATACCGGCGCTGAACGTTACCGCTTTCAGGCGCCCGAACGGGGTCATGCCGGAGCCGCCGTCCTTGACCTTGCGCGCTTTGGTGAAGTTGTCGCGCTGCAGGGTCGCCAGCACTTCGCCGATGCTGACGATGTCGCCGGCCAGGTGCGAAGTGATCAAGTGGCGCAGGGTGGAAATGTCCTGCTGCTCGAGGTTCTGGAACTGGCAGCCGACGCGGCCGGTCTGGCGGTCGTAGGAGCGCACTTGCAGTTCAACGTCCATGGCCAGGCCGAGGTTGTCGATGACGAATTGCAGGCGCGCCTTGTACACCTCGCCGATGGTCAGTGGCATTTGCCCGGCGTTGAACGCCAGACCACCGGCGGAAAGGTCGATGACCCGCGCTTCGACCGGCGTCCGGTCAGGACCGAAGAAGCGCAGTTTGGCCGGGATTTTCACGCGGGCGTGTTGGCGCTGGGCTTCGGATTCATGCACTACGTTGGCGTTGACGGCGGTATTCATAGGGGCGATTTCCTTGTTAATTCAATAGGGGCGGGTCAGACCATCATCAGCAGCACGGCGACGAAAATGCTGCCGGCGGAGAAGGTCATGGTCCGAGACGACCAGGTGTTGAACCAACGTTGAAAGCTGGCGAGATCACGGGTCAGGGATGTGGGTTGGCGAGTCCAGGATTGTTGGTCAAGGCGGAAGAACACGTAGATCTTCACCAGTGCGCCAACGATCTGGTTGTAATAAAGAATCGCCGGGTAAGCCGGGCCGATGCGGTGACCGGAGCATGACAACAGCAACGTCAGGATCAGGCGGGTGATGCCGATCCACAGCAGGTAAACGAGGATGAACGCGGTGCCGTATTTGAAGCTGGCGATGAGCGCCACGGTCAGACCGAGCAGGGATGTCCACATCGACACGCGCTGATCGAACAGCACCACCGAGGTGAAGGCGCCGAGGCGTTTCACACCCAGGCCCAGCGCTCGCGAGTTCTGGCGCAGGTTGTTGCCGTACCAGCGGAACATCAGTTTGCGGCTGGCCTTGATAAAGCTCTTTTCCGGCGGATGCTCAACGGTGTTGATCGCCGCGTCAGGCACGTAGAAGGTGTCGTAACCCAGGCGCATGAGGCTGAACCAGCTCGACTTGTCGTCGCCGGTCAAAAACTTGAAGCGGCCCAGACGCCAGTGTTGCAGCGAGTCGCTTTCGACGTCGGCAATGAATTCCGGGTTGGTCACCACGGTGGCGCGGAACACCGACATACGACCGGTCATGGTCAGCACGCGTTTGGACAGGGCCATCGAGCACATGTTGATGTGGCGCTGGGCGAAACGCAGCTTGTGCCATTCGCTCATGATGTAGCCGCCGCGTACTTCGCAGAACTCGTTGGTGGTCAGGCCGCCGACGTTGCCGAACAGCTGAAACCACGGCACGGTCTTGCGCACGGTGCCTTCGCCGAGCACGGTGTCGCCATCGATCACGGCCACCACGGCGCGGTCGTCCGGCAGGTGACGGGAGATCGCGCGGAAACCATAGGCCAGGCCATCGCGTTTGCCGGTGCCGGGAATGCGCACGAAGTCGAGCTTGACGCGATCTGGCGGATTCATCCGCGCCCACAGCGCCTTGACCAGCAGCTCGTCGGACATTTCGACGATCGAGCAGACCACGGTGGTCGGCAGTTCGCAGTCGATGGCTTCGCGGATCACCGAGCTGTAGACCTGCGCAGTGGTGAGCGCGTCAATACGGAAACTGGTGACCATCAGGAACACATGCGACGGGTCCGCCGCCTTGCCCAGCTTGCGCACTTTGCGGCGCAGGTGCGGGTAAACGATGTAGAGGAAAATCATGCCGCGCACAAAGTGCGTTGCACCCATCGAGTAGCGCCAGATACCCACGGCGCCAATCAGGAAAATGAAGTCCTTCGACTCGGAGTCGAATGTGGACGTGGGCAGCATCAAGGCCAGGCCCATCAGCAGACTGAGATAAAAAAGCCAGCCGGCTGATTGCAGAAAAAAATGTTTGAGCTTGCTCATCAGCGTCATCCGAAGGTAAGGGAGGCTTCAAGCTGCAAGCTTCGAGCTGCAAGTAATGCAGCTCGGAGCTTGTCGCTTAGGTCTGCATTACCAGCAGATACCCTCGGTGCGCGTACCGGCGTCGGTGGCTTTGGCCATGAAGCCGACCAGGTCGATGACCTGTTTGCCGTGCGGTGCTTGCTGGGCCAGTGCGCGGAATTTCTCGTCGCGGTTGCCGAGGATGATCACGTCGGAGTTGTCGATCACCGAATCGAAGTCCGCGTTGAGCAGCGACGAAACGTGGGGGATCTTCGACTCGATGTAGTCCTTGTTCGCGCCGTGAACACGGGCGTACTCGACGTTGCTGTCGTAGATGCTCAGGTCGTAACCCTTGCCGATCAGCATCTCGGCCAGTTCCACCAGCGGGCTTTCGCGCAGGTCGTCGGTGCCGGCCTTGAAGCTCAGGCCGAGCAGGGCGACTTTGCGTTTGTCGTGGCTTTCAACGATGTCGAAGGCGTTCTGCACTTGCGATTCGTTGCTGCGCATCAGCGAGTTGAGCAGCGGCGCTTCGACGTCCAGCGAGCCGGCGCGGTAGGTCAGAGCGCGCACGTCTTTCGGCAGGCACGAACCGCCGAAGGCGAAGCCCGGGCGCATGTAGTACTGGGAGAGGTTGAGGGTCTTGTCCTGGCAGACCACTTCCATCACTTCACGGCCATCTACGCCGACCGCTTTGGCGATGTTGCCGATCTCGTTGGCGAAGGTCACTTTGGTCGCGTGCCAGACGTTGCAGGTGTACTTGATCATCTCGGCAACGGCGATGTCCTTGCGGATGATCGGTGCGTCGAGTTCTTCGTAAAGCGACTGCAGAACGTCGCCCGAGGCCTTGTCGAACTCGCCGATGACGGTCATCGGTGGCAGGTCGTAGTCGGCGATAGCGGTGGATTCACGCAGGAACTCAGGGTTGACCGCAACGCCGAAGTCGACGCCGGCCTTCTTGCCCGAGCAATCTTCGAGAATCGGGATCACCACGTTGGCAACCGTGCCCGGTAGTACGGTGCTGCGTACGACGATGGTATGGCGGGTGGTTTTTTCACGCAGAACAAAACCGATCTCGCGGCACACGGCTTCGATGTAGTTCAGTTCGAGGTCACCGTTCTTCTTGCTCGGTGTGCCAACGCAGATCATCGACAGGTCAGTGTCACGAATCGCCTCGGCGAAGTTGGTCGTGCCACGCAGACGACCGGTCTGGATACCCTGTTGCAGAAGTTCACCAAGACCCGGTTCAACAATCGGCGACTTGCCGGCGTTGATCATGTCGATCTTGTCTTTGGCAACATCGACGCCAACCACGTCATGGCCCCGAGCAGACAGGCAACCGGCACATACTGCGCCAACGTAACCCAAACCAAATATGCTGATGCGCATCGCAATTACCTCTGTATATATCAGGCCTTAGAGGGCCGGAGTTAATGGTGTTCAGCGTTCATTAGTGCACTCGAAAGTGCGGCTTACAGGCGCCACAATGCCGTGTGCAGGCATACTAAGTTTCGAGTGTCTAAATAAGTGCACTCAAGATGTGCGCAACCAGGCCTTGTTGTTATGACTTGCCCTGTTATGCAGCCGATCTTCCTTGTGGAAGACTCTTGTGCAATCGTCTTGCGCGCTCGAAAGCAGGATTAAAGTCCTGTAAATCAAGCGGTTTGGTGCTCAGGCGAGCACGTTTATAGGGGCGCGGCCATGGCCTTTGTAGGGGATATAAATGGTGCGTATCTCCTGTCCATCGTTTCGTAATCAGACTAGTTAGTCATCTAGGCAAGTTGCTGTGACAACTTGGTTACATGGCCATCTGCTCTGCGTAAGTTATCTCGTACAAACTCAGCGAGAATCGTTACCGGTGGTATGAGCTATGCATTCGGACGAAGTTCCTGTCCGCTCATCGCGAAATCTGAAATTTCTTGAAATATTGTCAGAGATGGCACTAATCTCAATTTGATAGCACTTTCGTTTCCGACCTTTATTAACAGGCGAATAATCACGTTAGATAGTTTTGTGCCACTACGCTGAAAAAATTTAGGTGCCACTACTGAAA
This region of Pseudomonas sp. R84 genomic DNA includes:
- the algK gene encoding alginate biosynthesis TPR repeat lipoprotein AlgK translates to MTTPPILKTPRSLWELACRRLDQRGVSDVPRRLNREQAHSYMGTVCALALAVSLAGCAGLPDQRLANEALKRGDTATAAQNYQQLADLGYSEAQVGLADIQVDSRDPAQMKQAEATYRAAASVSPRAQARLGRLLVAKPGSTEAEHHEAETLLKKAAANGEGNTLIPLAMLYLQYPHSFPNINAQRQIDQWRKSGYPEAGLAQVLLYRTQGTYDQHLDDVEKICKAALNTTDICYVELATVYQKRAQPEQQAELIKQMQAGYSRGTVTAQRVDSVARVLADSTLGKPDEKTAQSLLEPIAPGYPASWVTLAQLLYDYPELGDVDQMMKYLDNGRAADQPRAELLLGKLYYEGKMVPADAKVAEEHFQKAVGREVAADYYLGQIYRRGYLGKVYPQKALDHLLTAARNGQNSADFAIAQLFSQGKGTKPDPLNAYVFSQLAKAQNTPQADELATTLAAQLPPERLAEAQRLLQQEQASRGALNPNTLQLHALQEEDGEEKL
- a CDS encoding alginate biosynthesis protein Alg44, with protein sequence MNTAVNANVVHESEAQRQHARVKIPAKLRFFGPDRTPVEARVIDLSAGGLAFNAGQMPLTIGEVYKARLQFVIDNLGLAMDVELQVRSYDRQTGRVGCQFQNLEQQDISTLRHLITSHLAGDIVSIGEVLATLQRDNFTKARKVKDGGSGMTPFGRLKAVTFSAGIFAVGLVAAGFIFKSVYGMYFVSHAQAGLVSVPGMNITMPRDGTVQSLVKSDGVAAKGAPLATFSTSMLDVLKGHLEEDQLSPAKVEELFGKQMTGTLTSPCDCTVAQQLVADGQYASKGDVIFQLVPRNTQATVDARFSYRQFGDVRPGTPVSFQIAGEDKTRTGKIVSSTSLKSADLSSDIRVQIQPDEPLDSSLAGRPVEVNSDRGPNLNWLIDKAMAAGL
- the alg8 gene encoding mannuronan synthase, with translation MSKLKHFFLQSAGWLFYLSLLMGLALMLPTSTFDSESKDFIFLIGAVGIWRYSMGATHFVRGMIFLYIVYPHLRRKVRKLGKAADPSHVFLMVTSFRIDALTTAQVYSSVIREAIDCELPTTVVCSIVEMSDELLVKALWARMNPPDRVKLDFVRIPGTGKRDGLAYGFRAISRHLPDDRAVVAVIDGDTVLGEGTVRKTVPWFQLFGNVGGLTTNEFCEVRGGYIMSEWHKLRFAQRHINMCSMALSKRVLTMTGRMSVFRATVVTNPEFIADVESDSLQHWRLGRFKFLTGDDKSSWFSLMRLGYDTFYVPDAAINTVEHPPEKSFIKASRKLMFRWYGNNLRQNSRALGLGVKRLGAFTSVVLFDQRVSMWTSLLGLTVALIASFKYGTAFILVYLLWIGITRLILTLLLSCSGHRIGPAYPAILYYNQIVGALVKIYVFFRLDQQSWTRQPTSLTRDLASFQRWFNTWSSRTMTFSAGSIFVAVLLMMV
- a CDS encoding UDP-glucose/GDP-mannose dehydrogenase family protein gives rise to the protein MRISIFGLGYVGAVCAGCLSARGHDVVGVDVAKDKIDMINAGKSPIVEPGLGELLQQGIQTGRLRGTTNFAEAIRDTDLSMICVGTPSKKNGDLELNYIEAVCREIGFVLREKTTRHTIVVRSTVLPGTVANVVIPILEDCSGKKAGVDFGVAVNPEFLRESTAIADYDLPPMTVIGEFDKASGDVLQSLYEELDAPIIRKDIAVAEMIKYTCNVWHATKVTFANEIGNIAKAVGVDGREVMEVVCQDKTLNLSQYYMRPGFAFGGSCLPKDVRALTYRAGSLDVEAPLLNSLMRSNESQVQNAFDIVESHDKRKVALLGLSFKAGTDDLRESPLVELAEMLIGKGYDLSIYDSNVEYARVHGANKDYIESKIPHVSSLLNADFDSVIDNSDVIILGNRDEKFRALAQQAPHGKQVIDLVGFMAKATDAGTRTEGICW